The genome window GCGCCAGTAGCATTAATTAAATTTGAAAATGGTGAAGATTTACTTGTATTAGCACCTGAAAGCATACAGATAAATGATGAAATAGAATTTGGAGCTTCAGCACCAATAAAAGCTGGAAATGCATTACCACTTGCCCAGATTCCAGAAGGTACACCATTATATAATCTTGAAAAAAATCCAGGAGATGGCGGAAAATTCGTTAAATCTTCAGGTACTTACGCTTCTTTAATAACCCATGATGTAGGAAAGGCAATTGTAGAATTGCCTTCAGGAGAATTGAAAGCATTTAACCCTGCCTGCAGGGCAACAATAGGAGTTGTTGCTGGAGGAGGAAGAAAGGAAAAACCATTCCTTAAAGCAGGAAATAGATTCTACGCTTTAAACGCGAAGGGTAAAAAGAATGTTAGTGTTAGAGGAGTGGCAATGAATGCAGTAGATCACCCACACGGTGGAGGAAACAGACAGCATCCAGGAAGGCCAACCACAGTATCAAGGCATGCACCACCAGGAAGAAAAGTTGGGTCAATTGCTGCAAAAAGAACAGGGAAAAGAAGATAAGGAGGCGACTAATTGGCAAGAAAAGTATTTAAATATCGCGGTTATACCTTAGAAGAATTACAACAAATGCCTTTGGATAATGTTATACAACTGTTTCCATCAAGGCAGAGAAGATCCCTAAAAAAGGGATTTCTTCCAAGACAGAAAAAGGTACTTGAAAAAATTAGAAAACTGAAAAAAGAAGGGAAAAAAGGCGGAAGACCTCAAATAATTAAAACCCATTGCAGGGATATGATTGTACTTCCAGAAATGATTGGATTAACCTTTGGAATTTACAATGGAAAAGAATTCACCGAAGTTACAATGCAGCCAGAAATGATTGGATGCTACTTTGGAGAATTTGCACCTACAAGAAAACGAGTAGAACACGGAGATCCCGGAATGGGTGCTACAAGGTCATCTATGTTCGTACCTCTTAAATAAGGAGAGAATACAATGGCAAAGATTAAATACGCTTTTACAGACGGCGATAAAACTAAAACAGCAAAGGCTCTTGGAAGATCTCTTAAGATCTCTCCAAAACATGCTATTGAGATATGTAATAAAATAAGGGGAATGAAGGTAGAAAACGCCAAAAATTACCTTGAAGACGTAATTGAAATGAAAAAAGCAGTTCCATTCAAAAAGCATAACAAAAAAGTAGGCCACAGGAGAGGACTGGAAGGATGGCCAACTGGAAGATATCCAGTTAAAGCTGCAGCTCAGATCCTTAACGTGCTTAATAACGCTGAAGCAAACGCTGAATACAAAGGACTTGATTCAGAAAATCTCAGGATAATGCATATATCCAGCCATAAGGGATATGTAATACGCGGATGGACTCCAAGAGCATTTGGAAGAGCAAGCCCATTTAACACACCAACCACCCACATACAGATAGTCCTAGGGGAGGCATAGATTTACATGATTGAAAAAGATTTTGTCACAGAAGGTCTTAAAAGAACAAGAATTGATGAATACCTTGAAAACGAGCTTGAAAGAGCAGGTTACGGTGGAATGGAAATTCAATTAACTCCTTTAGGTACAATGATTGTTGTTTACGCTGAACGTCCTGGAATGGTTATAGGAAGAGGTGGAAAAACCGTCCGAAACATAACCCAAACCTTAAAAACTAACTATGGCTTGGAAAACCCACAGGTAGAAGTTAAAGAAGTGGACGTCCCTGAACTTAACCCTAAAATAATGGCCCATAAAATTGCAGCTATGCTGCAGCGTGGCATGCACTTCAGAAGAGTAGCATACACAGCACTAAGGAGAATAATGGGCGCCGGTGCACAGGGTGTAGAAGTAACAATTTCTGGTAAAATAAGAGGTGCAAGATCAGCAACTGCCAAATTCAATGATGGTTACATAAAAAAATGTGGTGAACCATCCACAAGATTCGTTAAAGAAGGATTTGCAACAGTACAACTGAAACCAGGAGTTTTAGGGATATATGTTAGAATCATGCCTCCAGGAATGATTTTACCGGATAAAGTTGATATATTAAAGGCTGCAGTGGAAGAGCCAGCAGTTGATACAATTATGGACACCCTTGAAACAGAGGAAGCTGAAGAACCTCAAGCAGAGGAGATTGAAGATACAGAACTCAGCGAAATAGAAGTTGAGGAAGAACCAGCAGAAGATTCCATTACCGAAGCTGAAGAAGAAACAGCTGAAGAACCATCAGAAGCTACAGAAGAAGACAAAGAAGAAACACTTGAAGAGTCAGAAGAAACAGAAGACGAAGAAACAACCGAAGAGCCAGAGAATACAGAAGAAGCTGAAAACAAGAAAGAAAATTCAAAAGAAGCAAGTGAAGAGTCAGAAAAGCCAGAATAGAAATACTGGATATACATAAATATAAAAAGGATGGAATAACATGGTAATATTAAGGAGCAAAGAAATACGTGAAATGGAAATCGAGGACATCCAGAAGAAACTGGATGAACTAAAAGCGGAATATGCAAAAAATATTTCAAAAAGTTCTGCATCAGGGATTAACGAAAACCCTGGAAAAATCAAGGAACTTAAAAGAACAATTGCACGTGTCCTTACCATAATGAACGAAAAAAAGCAGGAGAAATGAAAATAGATGAAAGTCTGTGAGATATGTGGTCTTCCAGAAGAACTTTGCGTCTGTGAGGAAATAGCCCGAGAAATTCAAAAAGTTAAAGTATACACAGTAAGAAGAAGATTCGGAAAACTTATGACCATCGTAGAAGGTATTGATGAGCACGATATTGATATAAGGGAATTAACAAAGGAACTCAAGGCAAAATGTGCCTGTGGAGGAACTGCCAAAAAGGGTCAAATTGAACTTCAAGGGGATCATAAACGAAAGGTCAAACAGGTCCTGGCTAATATGGGCTTTTCTTCAGATACAATTGAAATAAGGTAATTTTGCAGAAATTAGAGATTAATCACAGGTATTCAGTATAGATATATCCATCTCCATTCGAGATTAATAGATCACTAATACCAGTAATATGACTTTCAAACGTTACTAAGAATGATAACTCCAAACAATATTTTTCGTCATGAGTTAGTGGGGCTTCATGTTAAAGTTGCAGACAGTACTCATGAGGGATTAATTGGAATAGAAGGAAAAGTTGTTGATGAAACAAAAAACACTATCTTAATTGAGCAGAAGGATAAAACTGAAAAAATGATCCCTAAGAGGGTTGCAACTTTTCATTTTAATTTGCCTGACGGCAGAATTGTTGAAATAGAGGGTAAAATTATAATTGCTCGCCCTGAAGATAGGATAAAAAAGAAATTCAGGAAATTTTGGTGATAACATGATAGGTATCGACGTTCAAGAACCTAAAGAAAAATGTAATGATCCTAACTGCCCATTTCATGGGACTCTTCCAGTAAGAGGCCAGATTTTAGAAGGCATAGTTACAAGCAATAAGGCAGATAGGACTATTACAGTAGAAAGAAGTTTTTACAAGTTTATACGAAAATATGAGAGATATGAAAAGAGAAAATCTAAAATAAATGTACATAAGCCTGATTGTATTGATGTAAATCTTGGAGATGCAGTTAAAATTGCAGAATGCAGACCATTAAGTAAAACAAAACATTTTGTGCTTGTAGAGGTTAAAGGAGATAAATAAGATGAAAGCTATCAGTTCAAATGTTACCAGAGTTTTACCAATAGGCGCAAGACTACAGTGTATCGATAACACTGGTGCAAGGGAAGTTGAAATTGTGTCTGTTAAAGGATACAAGGGTGTAAGAAGAAGACTTGCAACTGCCGGCGTAGGCGATATGATTATAATAACCGTTAAAAAAGGGACTGTAGACATGAGAAAAGAAGTCATGACTGCAGTAGTTGTAAGACAGAAAAAAGAATTCAAAAGGGCAGACGGCTTAAGAGTTAAATTTGAAGACAATGCAGCGGTTATAGTAAGCCCTGAGGGTACATTAAAGGGTTCTGAGATAAGAGGCCCTGTTGCAAAGGAAGCAGCTGAAAGATGGCCCAGTATTGGAAGTGCTGCAAGCGTAATTGTGTAATTTGTTAAAGATTTTTATGGTGATTAATATGTCAAAACAACCAAGAAAACAAAGGAAATTCCTTCACAACGCACCTTTACACGTACGCCGTAAATTTATGAGTGTTATGCTGAGCAAAGAACTCAGAGAACAATATGGGAAAAGATCCATTCCTGTAAGGAAAGGAGACACTGTACAAGTAATGCGCGGCGATTTTAAAGATCACGAAGGTAAAGTGGAAAAAGTAGACCTTAAAAATTACAAGGTCATGGTTGAAGGAGCTTCAGTACAAAAACCAGACGGAAATCCGGTTTACCATTCAATACATCCATCCAAACTCATGATAGTAGAGCTGGATCTGGATGATGATGAGAGAAATGAAATAATGGAGAGGAAGGGATAATATGGCAATAATGGGATCTAGAAAACATCTCAAGCGTTATAAAGCGCCTAAGCACTGGCCAATCCATCCAAAAGAGAATAAGTGGACTGTAAAACCAAATGCAGGTCCTCATGCTATAGAAGAATCATTACCATTAATGCTTATAGTTCGTGACATTCTTGGCGTTGCAGATAACTCCAGAGAAGCAAAAAGAATTATAAACAATGGAGATATTCTTGTTGATGGAAGAATCAGGAAGGACTACAAATATCCTGTTGGATTCATGGACGTAATAGAAATACCAAAAACAGAAAGCGTCTACAGAGTTCTACCAGATGAAAAAGGTAGATTAATACTTCATCCGATAACTGCAGAGAACAAGGAATTCAAGCTCTGTAAAATTACAGATAAAACCACAGTAAAAGGTGGAAAAACTCAACTTAATCTTCATGACGGAAGAAATTGTCTGGTAGAAAAAGATGAATACAAAGTTGGAGATGTGGTTATCCTTAAAGTTCCAGAACAGAAAATTAATGAAGTAATAAAATTCGAAAACGGCACAATTGGCCTTATTACTGGTGGAAAACACATTGGTGAAATTGGTAGAATTAAAGAAATTAATATAACAAAATCTTCAATGCCAAACACTGTTGAAATGGAAACAGAAGATAAAAAGATATTCCTTACCTTAAAAGATTATGTTTTTGTAATTGGTAAAGAAAAACCAGCAATCACACTTCCAGGAGGTAAATAAATGAACCCTATGGAAGAAGTAAAAATAGCCAAGGCAACCATTAATATAGGTGTTGGTGAAGCTGGAGAAAGGCTTGCAAGAGCTGAAAAGTTAATTGAAAGCATTACAGGCCAGCAGCCAGTACGTACTTATTCTAAAGTCACAAATCCTGAATTCGGTATTAGAAAAGGACAACCCATAGCATGTAAAGTTACCTTAAGGGGAGAAAAAGCTGATAAAGCTATTAAAATGATACTTGACGGTATTGAAAACAGACTTAAAGAAAAACAATTCGATGCTCAGGGTAATGTTTCATTTGGAATCGAAGAACATATAGATATTCCTGGAATGCGTTATGACCCGGATATTGGTATATTTGGGATGAATATATCCATAACATTTGAAAAACCAGGTTACAGGATAAAAAGAAGGAAAATCCAGAGGAAAAAAATTCATAATAAACATAAAATAACTCCAGAGGAGACTATGGAGTTTATGAAAAATAATTTCCAGGTAAAGATTAGGGGATTAAAGGAAACAGATGATTCCGAATATTAATGAAAAGTTTTTATAGGTGATATATTTGCCAAGAAAATATGGAAAAGCATCAAGAAAATGTAGAAGATGCGGCGATCATTCTGCACTGGTTAGAAGATACGGGCTTATGTTATGTAGACAATGCTTCAGAGAACTCGCACACAAAATAGGATTTAGAAAATACAATTAAGAGGTGTTATTCGTGCTTATGGATCCTCTAGCAAACGCACTCACAAATATGAGAAACAATGAAATGCAGGGAAACAAGAGATGTAAAATTGTACCTGCATCCAAAATGATAGGGCGCGTTTTAAGAACAATGCAAAAAGAAGGTTACATCGGTGAATTTGAATTTGTCGATGATAACAAGGCCGGACAGTTCATAGTAGAACTTGAAGGTAATATTAACAAATGCGGTGTTATAAAGCCAAGACACGCAGTAAAAAGAGATGAATTTGAAAAATTTGAAAAGAGATATTTACCATCTAAAGCCTTTGGAATTATGATACTCACCACACCTGAAGGTATCATGACCCATAAAGAGGCAAAGGATAAAGGAATAGGCGGTAGACTCTTAGCGTATATATATTAAACTTAAAGGTGATGAAAATCAAAGGTTTTCTGAACCGTAAAAATCAAAACTTGCAAAACTAAAGTTTTGCGTCCCAAAAAATCTAAGCCAACAAAAACCTTGTTTTTGTGGCGTGAAAATCAAAGATTTTCACAGACTTTTTGAGGAATTTTTACAGGTGATAAAATGGCTCAAGCAGTAGTCCTTAGAGAGGAAATAGAAATTCCAGAGGGGATAAATGTCAATTTAGATGACGGAGTAACTGTTAAAGGATCAAAGGGTCAGCTCAACAGGAAGTTTAACTATCCTAATGTTATCATAAAAAAAGAAGATGATAAATTGGTATTAGAGAGCAATTTTCCTAAAAAAAGAGATAAAGCAATGCTCGGAACCATAAAATCCCATATAAATAACATGATTATAGGATTAACAGATGGTTTTACCTATAATATGAAAATAGTTTATGCTCACTTCCCAATGACTGTTAAAGCTGCCGGGAATAAAGTTACAATAGAAAATTTCCTTGGTGAAAGGTATCCCAGAACTGCAAAGATTGTAGGGGATGCTAAAGTCCAGGTAAAGGGCGATGAAGTGATTGTTACAGGAATTAACAAAGAAGATGTTGGACAGACAATGGCCAATTTGGAACAGGCCACTAAAATAAAGGGAAGAGATCCAAGGGTATTCCAGGATGGAATATACTTTGTAAGTAGGGAATAAGGCGGTGGCAGGATGAAAAAACCAAATTTTAAAAGACAGGAATGGTTCAGATACAAAAAACTTGGAGAAAAATGGAGAAAGCCAAAGGGAAAGACAAGCAAAACAAGAAGATACGAAAAAGGAAAACCTGCGATGCCTTCTATTGGTTATGGTTCTCCAAGAGCTACAAGAGGACTTCATCCTTCAGGATATAAAGACGTGCTTGTAAGTAATATTGCTGAACTTGAAAACCTTGATCCAGCTACACAAGCAGGTAGAATCAGTGCTACAGTTGGAAAAAGAAAAAAAGAAGTCATGCTTGAAAAAGCGAAAGAATTAGGAATTAAAATTCTTAACAAAGGGATTTAAGTATTCAATGCAGGGTACTTAAAGTCAGTTTATCTGACAAAATTTGCAATTGCATTAAAATTTTAAAAACCTGAAACAGGTTTTTGGATCGACCTTTGAAAAATTAAGCAAAGAATGTTTTTAAGTGAAGGTCGTAGGAGGTTTCTTCATGAATCTTACTACTCAAAGGAGATTGGCTGCAGATATTCTGAAAGTCGGGGAAAACAGGATATGGATAGATCCTGAAAGGGCTGAGGAAGTATCAAGAGCCATAACTCGAGAAAGTGTTAAACAACTTATAAATAATAAAGCAATAAAAGCAAAGCCACAAAAAGGAATAAGCAGCTACAGATCAAAGAAAATAGCTGCACAGAAAAAGAAAGGCAGAAGAAAAGGCCATGGTAGTACAAAAGGAGCTAAAGGAGCTAGAAATCCAAAGAAAAAAGCATGGATGACTACTATAAGGGCTTTAAGAACAGATCTAAAAGACATGAGAGATAATAGGGAAATTAATAAGACTACCTACAGGAAACTCTATAAAATGGCTAAAGGTGGCGCATTTAGAAGTAAATCCTATATGAAAACCTATGCCAGGGATCATGGTCTGCTTAGGTAAAAGGAGGAATATAATTGGCACACGGATCAAGATACAAGGTAGCATTTAGAAGAAGAAGAGAAGGAAAAACAGATTATGGGGCGAGATTTAAGCTCATTGAATTGGATAAAGCTCGAATGGTGGCAAGAATAACAAATAATCATATAATAGCTCAAATTATAAAGGTAGCTCCAGAAGGAGATCAAACCATTATTTCAGCACATTCTAATGAACTTAATAAAACAGGATGGCTTGGATCCACAAAAAATATTTCTGCAGCATATCTTACCGGATTTTTATGCGGTAAGAAAGCTCTGGAGGAAGGTATTGAGGAAGCTGTTTTAGACATTGGTTTAAAATCTCCAACCAAAGGCACAAAGATCTTTGCAGTACTGAAAGGAGCTGTAGACGCTGGTCTTAATATTCCGCACGGTGAAGTAGTTTTACCTGATGAAGAGAGGATAAGGGGAGAACATATAGCACAATATGCTGAGTCTTTAAGTGAAGATGAAGTCAAAAAGAAATTTTCAAAATATATCCAGAATGGATTATCCCCAAAGGATCTCCCGGACCATTTTGATAAAATTAAACAAAAAATTAGTGAAGAGGGATCATAATGAATTTTAATATGGAAGAATGGGAACCTAAAACCAATCTGGGACACATGGTCAAGGAAGGTACAATAACCGATATTGACGAAATATTTGAAAAAGGTCTTCCTATCATGGAACTTGAAATAGTTGATGCTCTACTGCCTGATTTAGAAGAAGAAGTAATGGACGTTAACCTCGTTCAGAGAATGCATAAATCCGGTAGAAAAGTAAATTTCAGAGTTATCGTTGCAGTTGGAAATAAAAATGGGTACGTAGGGCTTGGTCAAGGTAAAGCAAAAGAGGTTGGCCCGGCTATAAGAAAAGCAGTAGATAATGCTAAATTTAATGTAATAAAAGTTAGAAGAGGCTGTGGTGACTGGGGATGTGTATGTGGAAGAGAACATACAGTACCATTTAAGATATCTGGTAAAAGCGGTAGTGTAAGAGTTACTTTAATCCCTGCACCTGGTGGAGTTGGTCTTGCAATAGGTGATGTTGGAAAAACCATACTAAAACTTGCAGGAATAGATGATGTATGGTCCCAGACAATGGGTCAAACTCAGACAACAATCAATTTTGCAGGGGCAGTTTTCGATGCCCTGAAACATTTAAGCATGGTTAAAGCAAACAAATCCGATCTCAAAAATCTTGGAGTAGCAGGGTGATGATCATGATTGCAGCAATAAGAGTAAGAGGTAGAACAGGGATCAAAAAAGAAATTGCAGATACCCTGGATATGTTAAAACTTACCAGAATTAACCACGCAGTTTTAATTGAAGAAAATCCAAGTTACAATGGAATGCTTCAAAAAGCTAAAGATTACATAACATGGGGCGAAGTGGATGAAGAAACAGTAGCCCAGTTAATATCTAAAAGAGGAAAATTAACAGGTAACCTTAGAGTTACAGAAGATTATATAAAAGAGAATACAGATTTTTCCTCAGTAGAAGAACTTTCAAAGGCAGTAGTAGAATCTGGCGCTAAACTGGAAGATAGCGGAATAAAACCAGTATTCAGACTTCATCCTCCAAGAAAAGGGTATGAAAATATTAAAAAAACATTTAAAGAATCTGGAAGTTTAGGCTACAGAGGAGATAAGATAGGAGATCTCATTAAAAAGATGATCTAAACTCATCACCTTTAAAAGGTGGAGGTGTATTACGATGATAAGAAGGACACGAAAAATAAGGAAGTTACGAGGCTCACGAACTGTTGGTGGTGGAAGCTCTAAAAAACGAAGAGGAGCTGGTCACAGAGGTGGAAGAGGAAATGCCGGTCTCCATAAAAGTAAATGGACATGGGTTGTAAAATACGATCCTGACCACTTCGGAAAATACGGTTTTAAAAGGCCACAGGGAAGTATTTTAAAATTTAATACTGTAAATATTGATTATTTAGATGAAAAATCAGAAGAACTGGTAGAGCAGGGTCTTGCTCAAAAGAAAGACAAAGCCATCGAAATAGATGTTACTGATCTTGGCTACAATAAAGTACTTGGAAAAGGTAAAGTAACTAAACCATTAATTATAAAATCACCTAAATTCTCCAGTTTAGCAATACAAAAGATTGAAGAAGCTGGTGGAGAAATAATAAATCTTTAACTGTAATATGGGGCAGGGAGTGAAGTTCATTGCTTGAAAAATTACAACCAATTTTTTCATTAATTCCTCAGGTCAAATCACCTGTACACAGATTGCCTTTTAAGGAAAAACTTAAATGGACAGCAGTTATATTAGTTCTGTATTTTTTCTTAACTAACATCACCCTTTATGGGTTAAGTCCAACTGCTGTTGACCAGTTTGCACAGTTAAGGGCAGTTCTGGCAGGTAACTTTGGTTCAATCATCACCCTTGGTATAGGGCCAATAGTTTCAGCATCTATTATACTTCAACTTTTAGTTGGAGGAAATATTTTGAAGCTGGATCTATCGAGACATGAGGATAAAGCTTTATTCCAGGGAACCCAAAAACTCCTTGCCGTGGTATTCACCTTATTTGAAGCGGCAGTACTTGTGTACACAGGTGCACTTGCCGCTTTACCTGGAGCTCGGGAAATTGTTATAGTTCAGGTAACTCTTGGTGGAATTCTCATTATCTTCCTTGATGAAGTTATATCTAAATGGGGATTTGGAAGCGGTGTAGGTCTTTTCATAGTTGCGGGGGTTGCTCAAGCTATAATTGTTGGAGCATTTAACTTCCTTTCATCACCAGCATCTCCCGGAGTACCTGCAGGGGCAATTCCTCAATTTATATATCTTTTAACAACAGGATCGCCTGATTTCAGCATACTTATTCCAGTAATAGCTACAATTATTGTTTTCCTTATTGTGGTATATGCAGAAAGTATGCGGGTTGAAATACCTCTTTCATACGGAGGAGTTAAAGGAGCAAGAGGAAAATATCCATTAAGATTTATATATGCCAGTAACATGCCAGTTATCCTCACAAGCGCACTGCTATTGAATGTACAGTTATTCGCTACATTATTCCAGAGATTAGGGTTTCCAATCCTTGGAACTATCTCTAATGGCCAGGCAATAAGTGGAATTGCATATTACCTTACACCACCAGCAAGTCTGAGCATAATTCTCACAGATCCATTGAAGGTATTGATTTATGGTATCGTATTCATATTATCATGTGTACTCTTCGCATGGCTCTGGGTAGAGTTAAGTGGAATAGGCCCTAAAAAAGTTGCTGGAGATCTTCACCGGATGGGAATGCAGATTCCAGGATTTAGAAGCAGTAAAGCTCAATTTGAGAAGATACTTAAGAGGTACATTCCAATTATAACTATTCTTGGAGGGGCGTTTGTAGGTCTTCTGGCCTTTGGTGCAGATCTTACAGGTGCATTAGGAGGAGGAACAGGTGTCCTTTTAACAGTAGGTATAGTATACAGACTTTACGAAGAAATAGCTCAGGAACAATTAATGGACATGCATCCAATGCTCAGAAAGTTTTTAGGTGATTAAATAGAGGTTTAGAGGGATAATATGAAAGTGGTTGTAATTGCAGGAATTCCAGGATCAGGTAGTACAACAGTATTGAATAAGGCACTTGAAAGTCTTGATTATGTGAACGTGAATTATGGAGATGCAATGATTAAAATTGCCCAGGAAGAGGGCATTGTAGAAGATAGAGATTCTTTGAGAAAACTTTCTCCAGATGTTCAAAAAGAAATTCAAAAAAATGCTGCAAAAAGTATAAGAGAGATGTCACAAGTAAATAATATAATTGTAGATACTCATTGTACAATTAAAACACCTGCTGGTTTTTTACCTGGACTTCCAAAATGGGTATTAGATGAACTCGAGCCAGATATGTTCATATTAATTGAAGCAGACGGCGAAGAAATCTTGATGAGAAGATTGAGTGATGAAACAAGGACAAGAGACATGGAAAAGCTGAGTGATATAGAACTTCATCAAGAAATGAATCGCGCTGTATCTATGGCTTACGCCGCACTTACAGGTGCCACAGTAAAAATCATTAAAAATCATGACAACCGACTTGAAGAGCCAGTAGAGGAAATGATTAATACTTTAAAATAAAATTCTAAAAGTTAAATTTCAAGATAAAGAGGAAAAAAATGGTATTCGAATCAATATTGGGTGGAATATTTGGGGCGTTGGATGGCCTATTTAATCCATTTATTCAATCAATAGGTCCAATGCTTTCTATAACAATAATAGCAATCATAATAGCCTTTGCAATCACTGTTGCAAATAAATATCTTATTGATCAGGATAGGCTCCAATATCTCCAGAAAGAAATGAAGGATTATCAGCAGGAGATGATGCAGGCTAGAAAATCAAATGATCCAAAAGCACTGGCCAAAATACAGGAAAAACAGGCAGAATTCATGGAAATTCAAAAGGAAATGATGACCAATTCATTCAAGCCAATGATAGTGACATTCATTCCTATACTTCTTGTATTCTGGTGGATATCAGCTAATTCATTTTTAAGCCAGTTAGTAGTAAAATTACCAGCATTAGCTTACTATCTGCTTTTAGTTCCTCTGTTCCATCTGATTTATGCTCCAGCACCAGGAGCTCCTGAAATGTCCATCACATGGTTAGGATGGTACATATTATGTTCATTCGCATTTTCATTAATATTCCGGAAGTTACTGGGAGTTAAAACCGGAGGAGCGTAGATTCGTAAATATTCAATTTCATGGACTCAATAAGCGTTAAAAACTATATTAAAACGCTCATCATCATGGACATTGATTTGTGATGATTATAATAATGATTTATTGGTATAGATAAAATCATTTAAAATGAGCGTAAAAAATTAGGAGAGATTAATATGCCTCAATTAAGATACAGATCTAGATCATACAGAAGAATATTCAAAAAAACCCCTGGAGGAAAAACAGTATTACGCTACAAGAAGAAAAAGCCAAGCAAGCATGTTTGCGCTGAATGCGGCAAACTCCTTCATGGAGTTCCAAGGGGAAGACCATATCAGATAAGAAAACTTTCAAAGTCTAAAAAAAGACCAAACAGGCCTTATGGTGGATATCTTTGCCACGAATGCGCTCGAAAAATGTTTAAGATCGAGGCAAGGGAAGGA of Methanobacterium sp. contains these proteins:
- a CDS encoding 50S ribosomal protein L19e, whose protein sequence is MNLTTQRRLAADILKVGENRIWIDPERAEEVSRAITRESVKQLINNKAIKAKPQKGISSYRSKKIAAQKKKGRRKGHGSTKGAKGARNPKKKAWMTTIRALRTDLKDMRDNREINKTTYRKLYKMAKGGAFRSKSYMKTYARDHGLLR
- a CDS encoding 50S ribosomal protein L18, whose amino-acid sequence is MAHGSRYKVAFRRRREGKTDYGARFKLIELDKARMVARITNNHIIAQIIKVAPEGDQTIISAHSNELNKTGWLGSTKNISAAYLTGFLCGKKALEEGIEEAVLDIGLKSPTKGTKIFAVLKGAVDAGLNIPHGEVVLPDEERIRGEHIAQYAESLSEDEVKKKFSKYIQNGLSPKDLPDHFDKIKQKISEEGS
- the rpsE gene encoding 30S ribosomal protein S5, which encodes MNFNMEEWEPKTNLGHMVKEGTITDIDEIFEKGLPIMELEIVDALLPDLEEEVMDVNLVQRMHKSGRKVNFRVIVAVGNKNGYVGLGQGKAKEVGPAIRKAVDNAKFNVIKVRRGCGDWGCVCGREHTVPFKISGKSGSVRVTLIPAPGGVGLAIGDVGKTILKLAGIDDVWSQTMGQTQTTINFAGAVFDALKHLSMVKANKSDLKNLGVAG
- the rpmD gene encoding 50S ribosomal protein L30, with protein sequence MIAAIRVRGRTGIKKEIADTLDMLKLTRINHAVLIEENPSYNGMLQKAKDYITWGEVDEETVAQLISKRGKLTGNLRVTEDYIKENTDFSSVEELSKAVVESGAKLEDSGIKPVFRLHPPRKGYENIKKTFKESGSLGYRGDKIGDLIKKMI
- a CDS encoding uL15 family ribosomal protein, with the translated sequence MIRRTRKIRKLRGSRTVGGGSSKKRRGAGHRGGRGNAGLHKSKWTWVVKYDPDHFGKYGFKRPQGSILKFNTVNIDYLDEKSEELVEQGLAQKKDKAIEIDVTDLGYNKVLGKGKVTKPLIIKSPKFSSLAIQKIEEAGGEIINL
- the secY gene encoding preprotein translocase subunit SecY; this encodes MLEKLQPIFSLIPQVKSPVHRLPFKEKLKWTAVILVLYFFLTNITLYGLSPTAVDQFAQLRAVLAGNFGSIITLGIGPIVSASIILQLLVGGNILKLDLSRHEDKALFQGTQKLLAVVFTLFEAAVLVYTGALAALPGAREIVIVQVTLGGILIIFLDEVISKWGFGSGVGLFIVAGVAQAIIVGAFNFLSSPASPGVPAGAIPQFIYLLTTGSPDFSILIPVIATIIVFLIVVYAESMRVEIPLSYGGVKGARGKYPLRFIYASNMPVILTSALLLNVQLFATLFQRLGFPILGTISNGQAISGIAYYLTPPASLSIILTDPLKVLIYGIVFILSCVLFAWLWVELSGIGPKKVAGDLHRMGMQIPGFRSSKAQFEKILKRYIPIITILGGAFVGLLAFGADLTGALGGGTGVLLTVGIVYRLYEEIAQEQLMDMHPMLRKFLGD
- a CDS encoding adenylate kinase, translated to MKVVVIAGIPGSGSTTVLNKALESLDYVNVNYGDAMIKIAQEEGIVEDRDSLRKLSPDVQKEIQKNAAKSIREMSQVNNIIVDTHCTIKTPAGFLPGLPKWVLDELEPDMFILIEADGEEILMRRLSDETRTRDMEKLSDIELHQEMNRAVSMAYAALTGATVKIIKNHDNRLEEPVEEMINTLK
- a CDS encoding EMC3/TMCO1 family protein, whose product is MVFESILGGIFGALDGLFNPFIQSIGPMLSITIIAIIIAFAITVANKYLIDQDRLQYLQKEMKDYQQEMMQARKSNDPKALAKIQEKQAEFMEIQKEMMTNSFKPMIVTFIPILLVFWWISANSFLSQLVVKLPALAYYLLLVPLFHLIYAPAPGAPEMSITWLGWYILCSFAFSLIFRKLLGVKTGGA
- a CDS encoding 50S ribosomal protein L34e; this encodes MPQLRYRSRSYRRIFKKTPGGKTVLRYKKKKPSKHVCAECGKLLHGVPRGRPYQIRKLSKSKKRPNRPYGGYLCHECARKMFKIEAREG